Part of the Salinigranum rubrum genome is shown below.
TCCTCGATGGTCGCCACCTTTTCCTCCGGCAGCAGTTCCGCTTGCACTTCGTCGATGCCGACTTCGTCGGCGATTCGCCGTGCGACGCGTTCGTTGTCGCCCGTCAGCATGACGATGTGTTTCACGCCCAGCGAGCGGAGGTCGTCGATCATCTCGGCGGCGTCGGGGCGAACGGTGTCGATGAAGGCGAGCCACCCCAGGACGCTGACGTCGCCGCGACGCTCTCTGGCGACGAGGACGCTCGTTTTCCCGTCTTCCTCTAACGTTTCGAGGCGGTCAAGGCCCGGTTCGAGACCGTCGATTACCGCGTCCCCGAGAACGGTCTGGAAGTAACTACGGTTCCCAATGTGGGTAGTTTGGCCGTCGACGTCGGCTTTGACCCCTTTCCCGGCGACTGACTGAAACCGCTCGGCGTCAGCGACGTCGAGTGACCGGGCGGCTGCCGCCCGCACGGTCGCACGAGCGAGGTGATGCTCCGAGCGAGCCTGCACTGCGGCCGCGATGGAGAGCAGGGCGTCCTCGGTCAGTGTGTCGTCCGCCGTCCCGTCACGGACGAATACGTCGGTCAACTGCGTGTCGCCCCGTGTGAGTGTACCGGTCTTGTCGAAGGCGACCGCGTCGATGCGTGCTGCGGTCTCGACGTGTTCGCCGCCTTTGAACAGCACGCCCTGCCGGCCCCCGGAGGCGATCGCCGAGAGGACTGCCGCGGGCGTCGAGATGATGACTGCACACGGCGAGGCGGCTACCATGAGTGTCATCGCGCGGTAGAACGTCCCCGTGAATTCGCTCCCGAGTGCGACCGGGAGTGCGATGGCTGCGATTGTGAGTACGAACACGCCGAGGACGTACGGTTGTTCGAGCCGGTCGATGAGTCGCTGTGTTGGGGCCTTTTCGCTCTGGGCGCGTTCGACCATGTGGATGAGGCGGCTAATCGCCGATTCGTGGGCCTGCCGTGTGACTTCGATTTCGAGACTTCCGCTCTCGTTGATCGTGCCGCCGAACACCTCGTCGCCAGGTTCCTTCGGGACGGGGACGGACTCGCCGGTGAGCGAAGCCTGATCGACCGTTCCCTCACCGGACGTAACGACGCCGTCGAGCGGAATCCGATCACCGGGGCGGACGACGAACACGTCACCGACGGCGACGTCGTCGATGGGCACAGTGACTTCTTCGCCGTCACGAAGCACCTGCGCTTCGTCCGGTCGCATCTCGACGAGGGACTTGATCGCCCGGCGCGAGCGGCCGATAGCGTAGTGTTGGAGCGTGTTCGAGAGCGAGAACAGGAAGAGGAGCATCGCACCCTCGAACGGGGCCCCAATCGAGAGCGCGCCGAGTGCGGCGACGATCATCAACAGGTCGATATCGACCGCACGGTGGCGGAGCGTCTGGATGGCCCCCTTGAGCCCGTACCACCCACCGAAGACGTACGCGACGCCGTAGCTGGCCCACACGAGGAGCGGCGGTCCGTTGAGCCACCCTGTCGCCAAGCCGGTCACCATGCCGACCAGCGTCAGTCCGACGAACACTACCTCCCGTCTGAGTTCCGAGCGGGTGGTCACCTCGTCGGCATCGGTGTCGCGCTCGCCTTGGATCGAGACGTTCCGGTCGCGGACCGCGTCTCGAAGCCCTTCCTCTGAGGTGATGCTCTCGTCGTAGGTGATTCGAACGCTCCCCGTTCGGAACGAGACATCGACGTCGTGGACGCCGGGTGTGTCACGCAGCTGTCGTTCAAGTGCTCGCGCTCCCGCTTCGCCGCGACCGCCTCGCCGTTTGATCTGGACGGTACACGTCGATAACGGAGGTGATTCAGTAACGGTCACGCGACCTCTCCGTACCGTGTGTGTTGATTTTGCATTGTGGGTCCCTCACTGTGTCCTCGTCTGACTGCATGCGAGAGCGGGTCCGCGATACTCTGGGGCGCCTTCCCGTCCCTCCGGGTCGAACGACTCAACTGATGATCGTCACCGGAATCCGTGCTCGGCGGGTGACTGTCTCCGCGACGCTCCCGAGGAGCGTACGGTCGAATCCTGAGCGGCCGTGGCTGCCCATGACGATCTGATGGATGTCGTGGCCGTCGGCGTATTCAAGGATCGCTCGTGCCGGTTTACCGACCTCCGTGACGGTATGGAGTTCGGTATTCCGTTCCGCCGCGAGGTCCGTGGCCATCGTGTGGATTCTGGTTGCTTCTTCTTTCGCGTTCTCGAACCAGTCGTCGGCGACTGGTAAGCCGCCAGCCTCTACGTCGATAACCGAGTCCACCGGATTGATGACGTAAATCGATGTGATGGGTGCGTCCGGGAAGGTCTCGATAGCGTATGTGAGCGCCCGCTCCGAAAGCGGAGAGCCGTCGAAGGCGACGAGAACGTTGGCAGACATGAGTGGAGGTTCGTGGTGAATTAAAATGAACGTGCTGCTCCCCAGATTGCGTGACGGTGAGTCGTCGGAAAGAGAACGGGCAGGAGAGTCGGGTTGCAGGAACTCACTCGTCTGGCTTCGGCAGTTGAACGCCAATCGGTTTGGCGACCACACCCCTCGATTTGGCTGTATCGTCTGTCGAGTTACTCTCACCGGCAGCATCGTTCGACAGAAGTACTGACACTCGCTCAACCCAGTCTCCAGCAACTGGTTTCTGCCGACGAGTATCGAATGCAGCGGACTTAGTGTGTTACGGTTTAGAGATCAGGCCAACCGGCTTCAGTTCCACCGAGCCTACTAGTAGATTCCCGTCCGGTAGTGTCCCGGGCGATGCCTCCACGTCGCGAGCGCGAAGGGGATGGCGATGAGGTAGAACTCGCGGCGCCAGTACTTCGTGAGGTAGGCCGCGATTCCACCGAGGAATCCCAGCCCTGCGAGGACGAACGGGGTCCCCCGCGTGGAGGTGAACTGCAGCACCACCGGTGTCAGTGAGAGGGGGACGGACGTCGATGCGAGTGCGCCGAGGATACCGACGTACGGGACGACGCCGGACGGCAAGCCGGTGACCAGCGGTTTCGTGGTGGTCGACGTGAGTTCGTACGGGCGTCTCGTCGCGCAATCGGGGCATACGGATTCGCCGAGGTTAGGCACAGATCTCACAGAATTCGCCCGATACCGATGCCGAGTGAACGGATACTTCGTTGCGGTCGGACGGACTCGGGATGCTGCCGGCTGAATCGGTCACACCGACTGTCCGCCTCGCTCGGCGGTGACCACTCGGCTAGCGGTCCTTCCCGGCGTCTTCAGCCGTCTCGACCGCTTCGGCGTACCGTTCGGTCCAGTCGGCGACGGCGTCCATGACGTGCTTCAGTTCCCTCCCGGGTTCGGTCAGGGAGTACTCGACCCTGACGGGCCTGTCGTCGACGACGCGGCGGTCGACGAGGTGACACGCCTCCAGGTTCTGCAGCGATTCCGAGAGCATCTTGTCGGAGATGCCGTCGATTTCCTCGCTCAGTTCGCTGTACCGCATCGAGTCGTGGAACAGCAGGTGCTCGATGATGACCCGCGTCCACTTGCGACTGATGAGTTCGATGACCTCCGCGACGACGGAGTCGCCGTGAATCGCTGGGTCGAAGACGAACTCTCGGTCCCTGCTCATCCTCGATGGGACAAGGGATGGAACGGGGTTATATCTTGTCTGCGCTTCGCGGGCCTCGCTCGAATCTCACGGCCCGACGGAACGGAACGGAACCATCGGGCCACACCGAACGGATGTGTGACCGCCGAGCGGTGGTGACGTCAGTCGCCGCCGGCGGAAGCGTTCACACGGTCGTCACGTCCCCAGCGCCCGTGGACCGCACCCCACGCCTCGTCGAGGACGACGAGCGTCGGCGGGAGCGTGAGCACCGACGCGACGAGCGTCAGCAGGATGACCCCGACCGTCAGGTAGCCGAAGTCGCTGAGGATCGGGAACGGCGAGAGCACGAGCGCGGAGAAGCCGAACACGGTGGTGAGTCCGGAGACGGTGATGGCCGACCCGACGCGTCGCGAGGCGACGTCGGCCGCCTCGACGGGCGAGGCGCCGCGCTCGCGCTCCTCGTAGTACCGCTCCATCACGACGACGGTGTACTCCGCGCCGATGCCGACCGTGAGCGCCCCGAGCGACGCTCCGAGCGGTGAGACGGGGACGTCGAAGCCCGCCATGAACAGTCCCTGCCAGCCGACGACGAACAGCATCGGGACCAGCGGCGCGGTCGCCTTCACCGGATGCCGGTAGTAGACGAGGAGCAGGCCGAAGACGAACGCGAGCCCGAGCCCCGTGATACGGTCGCGGCTGGTCACCTGCCCGTAGGTCAGCCGCTGGGAGAGGACAGCGTCGCCGGTGAGTTCGGCTTCGACACCGGGTGGTGGCCGGCTCAGGGCGACGGCCTCCTGAACGTTCTCCCCGAAGGCGAGCAGCCGCTCGGTCGAGAGGTCGCGCTCGGAGACGACGACGATTCTCGCCGCGCCGTCGTTGTAGAACTGTACCCGCTGTTCGTCCGGCACTCGGTCGAGCACGCGTTCGACGCCGGCCTCGGTGCGCGGGAGTTCGCCCCCGTTCGCCCGACGGACTGCCTCCGCGGGCGTCTGGACGTCCCGAACCTCGTCGATTCCGGTGGCGGCCGCATCGAACTCTTCCATCCAGCGCAGCGTCGTCGGGTGGGTGAGGTCGCTCCCGCTCACGTAGACGCTGAACCGGACGTCGCTACCGCCGCCGGTCTCGGCGCGGAAGGCGTCGAGGTCGAGCCGCGCGGGCAGGTCCGGCGGGGAGAACTCCTCGCTGTCGGCGAGGACGTCGAGGTCCTCGCTCGCGTAGAGGCCGCCGGTCATCAGGAGGCCTGCAACGAGGAGGACGGCCGCCGGGTTGCTGGCGGTGGTGACCGCGAGGGGGCCGAGCAGGCTCGCGATGAGTCCGTCGTCCGTCTCGGGACGTGCGTCCGCCCGCGGCGGCCGGTCGTTCGCGGTCGACTCCTTCGTCGAACCGCTCGACCCCTGCCGCCGGGCGTACAGGGTGAGAAGCGGCAGCAGGACGAGGATCGCTGTCGCGAACGTCAGCAGGACGCCGACGATGGACGCTTGGGCGAACCAGACGAACGCCGGACTCTCGCTGGTCGTGAGCCAGGTGGCGGCGAAGCCGAGCGCCGCCGCGAGCATCGCAACCGTCACCGCCGGGCCGATACCGGCGAGCGCCCTCGGGAGCGCCTCGCGTGGGGGCGCGGATTCGAGTTCCTCCGTGTAGCGCTGGTGGAACTGGACGGAGTAGTCGATACCGAGACCGACGAGGATGGGGAACACCGCTGACGTCAGCGTGGAGTTCGGAACCCCGAGGTAGCCCATCGCCCCCAGCGTGTAGACGATGCCGACGAAGACGGCGACGATGGGGAGCAGTCGGAGGGGGACGCCCCGGAAGAGGACGAGCAACGCGACGACCATCAGCCCGACCGCCAGTCCGAGGAGCGTCCGCGTCGACTCCTGGATGACGCGCGTGAGTTGGGCCGTGAACGCCGGTGACCCGGTGACGACCGGGTCGACGCCGGCCGGGAACGACGCCCACGCGACGGCCTCGACCGCGGCGTCGTAGATGACCGTCTCCTCCGCCTGGCTCGTGTCGGTCGTCGGGACGATGGTGATGATCGTCGACTCCGGCGTGCCGACCGCCGCTTCGATGCGTGCGCTCGAGCCCGGAACGTACCCGTACCGGGCGCGGACCTCGTCTGCGGGCGTCACGACGTCCGTGACCTCTCTGACGTCGGACATCCGGCGGTCGAACCGGTCGATGGCGCGCATCGTCGCCGGGTCGGTGACGTCGCCGCGTATCAACACCACGAGAGACCCGCGCTGGAAGTCGTCCTGGTACGCGGCGTACGTCCGGTCCGCGGGCGTGAACGCCGCCGTCCCCGAGACGGTCTGTAGCCCCGTCGCCCCGACGACGGCGGCGCCGACGAGCAACACGGCGAACAGTAGCGTCGCGACCGGCCGCGCCTGAATCTGCCGGCCGACGGCGCGGAACGGCGGTTCGAGTCGGCTCATCGTCAGTCCCTGCGCCAGATGTAGACGCCGCCGGCGAGGACCGCAACACCGAGTCCGAAACCGACGTACGTCAGCGGCAGTCCGCCGGACGACGGCGACACCGGAACGCCGATTCGGAGGTCGTCCGCGAGCGCCGTATCGCCGTCTTGGTCCTCGTATCTGATCTCGACGCTCCCGGCGTACGCCTTCGCCCGAGCACTGTCGGCGGCGGCGACCCCGAACGTCAGCGTCGTCCGCTCACCGGGTTCGAGCCGACCGACGAACGCGCCGTTGTCCGGTGCGCTGAGCGGGTCGTTCACGAACAGTTTCGCGTTCGCGTCGGTCACGGGGCTGTCGCCGGTGTTCTCGACGGTCACCCGCAGCGTCGCCGAGCCGCCGGCTCTGACGGACGTCTCGACGCCGACGACTGCGAACGCGTCTCGCTCCGGGCCGACCTCGACGCTGCGTCGGACGGGAGTCGTCGACCGGCGGAGGTCGCCGTCGGCGTTCTCGTACTCCACGAGGAAGCGCAGCGTCTGCGACCCGGGTTCGGCGTCCTCGGAGACGGCCAATCTGAACGTCACCGGCCGCGACTCACCGGGCGCGAGGGTGCCGACGCTCGACTCGGCACTCGTCACGACGACGGGTCCGGGGCCGCCGCTCGACGCTGGTGCGCCCGCCCCCCTAGCCTGTCCACCGGCGCCCCCCGGCGAGTCGCCGAGCACGGAGCCACTGCTCCCGACGGCCAGTCTGACGACGGCGTTCGTCGCCGGCGCGGGGCCGTGGTTGACGACGTCGCCCGTGACGACGACGTCGTCCTCGCCGACGCGGAGCCGTTCGGTCTGCAGGTTCTCTACCGAGAACCGTCGCTCGGCACCGACGGTAACCTCGGTCGAGAGCGGGTCCGACACCGTGCGGACGCCGTTGTCGTTCTCGTACGTCACGCGCGCCTCGATGGGGTACGTTCCCGGTGTCGTCTCGGAGGTGGCGCCGACCTCGAACGTCGCCGTGGTCGAGGCGCCGGGCGCGAGTTCGGCGACGAACGTCGTCGCCGACGGCTGTGGGTTCGACTGCGGACCGAAGTACACCGACGGCGACTTCGAGGAGAGTTCGACCGTGGCGTCCCGCGCCGTCTGCCACCCCGCGTTGGTGACCGTCATCGTCACCGACCCGGTGTCGCCGGCGAAGAGGTTCTCTGCCCCGTCCGATTCCACGCGAAAGCGCGGCTCGCTATCGACGACGACGTCGACGGACACAACGCGCTCGCGGAACGAGTCCGAAAAGTCGGGGTTCCCGTACCCCGGCGGGGACTGCGTCGGTTCGTACGTGACGAGTCGCGTATAGTCGTACGAGAGCCGAATCGGGATCCGGTAGGTCCCCGGCTGCAACGCCTCGCCCGTCTCGACCTCGAACGTCGCCGTCGCCGGACGGTCGGTCCCGACCGAGCCGAGCACCACGTCGCCGCTCTTGAACTCGATGGGCGCGTCGACGCGCGATTCGAGCACGGACACTCGGACGTTCCGCGCGGTGGTCACCCGTTCGGTCAGCGCTGCCGGGCCGCCCTGGCGGACCTCGCCGCCGTTCGAGAGCACGACCGTCAGGCTGCCGCGTTCGCTCGGTGCGAGTCGGTTGTCCGGCGCCGAGACGTCGAGGTCGGGCCGGCCGATGACCTGTTCTTCGGGCGTCGCGGCGGCCACGACGCCGGTCAGTACCGAGGACACGAGGACGACCGACAGGAGAACCGCCACGGTTCGTGGGCCCGCCGAACGGGTCGCGTCGGAGCGGTTCACCGGCCACCTCCCCAGCGGGCGACTGGACGTCGCGCGGGCCGGACCCGCTCGAAAGAGTTGTCGGTGCCGACTGGTTCCGACCGAGCCTCTCGACTCGACTGTCTCTCGCGTTCTGCGTCTTCACACATCACGTTCTCCCGTTCCGCCAGCGTGGGGATAACTTATATCGAACCTCTGACATAGTAACCGGCGAGAACGTGCGTCACGTTCGTCGAGGTAAGTGGGTCCGTGACCCGTCGACCGTCGGTTGGCCGTCTGCCATACCGCGTCTCCATGTCCCGACGCTCCGCTCGGTTGACAGTGTCGGACGGGAGCCACCGCTCGTCCG
Proteins encoded:
- a CDS encoding heavy metal translocating P-type ATPase; this translates as MTVTESPPLSTCTVQIKRRGGRGEAGARALERQLRDTPGVHDVDVSFRTGSVRITYDESITSEEGLRDAVRDRNVSIQGERDTDADEVTTRSELRREVVFVGLTLVGMVTGLATGWLNGPPLLVWASYGVAYVFGGWYGLKGAIQTLRHRAVDIDLLMIVAALGALSIGAPFEGAMLLFLFSLSNTLQHYAIGRSRRAIKSLVEMRPDEAQVLRDGEEVTVPIDDVAVGDVFVVRPGDRIPLDGVVTSGEGTVDQASLTGESVPVPKEPGDEVFGGTINESGSLEIEVTRQAHESAISRLIHMVERAQSEKAPTQRLIDRLEQPYVLGVFVLTIAAIALPVALGSEFTGTFYRAMTLMVAASPCAVIISTPAAVLSAIASGGRQGVLFKGGEHVETAARIDAVAFDKTGTLTRGDTQLTDVFVRDGTADDTLTEDALLSIAAAVQARSEHHLARATVRAAAARSLDVADAERFQSVAGKGVKADVDGQTTHIGNRSYFQTVLGDAVIDGLEPGLDRLETLEEDGKTSVLVARERRGDVSVLGWLAFIDTVRPDAAEMIDDLRSLGVKHIVMLTGDNERVARRIADEVGIDEVQAELLPEEKVATIEELVERHEHVAMVGDGVNDAPALATATLGIAMGGAGTDVALDTADVVLMGDDLSKIPYVLGLGRRTRRTLTINLAIAFGAIALMVGTILLRGIPLPLAVVGHEGSTVLVSLNGLRLLGFRGSSTHD
- a CDS encoding winged helix-turn-helix transcriptional regulator; this translates as MSRDREFVFDPAIHGDSVVAEVIELISRKWTRVIIEHLLFHDSMRYSELSEEIDGISDKMLSESLQNLEACHLVDRRVVDDRPVRVEYSLTEPGRELKHVMDAVADWTERYAEAVETAEDAGKDR
- a CDS encoding universal stress protein — encoded protein: MSANVLVAFDGSPLSERALTYAIETFPDAPITSIYVINPVDSVIDVEAGGLPVADDWFENAKEEATRIHTMATDLAAERNTELHTVTEVGKPARAILEYADGHDIHQIVMGSHGRSGFDRTLLGSVAETVTRRARIPVTIIS
- a CDS encoding COG1361 S-layer family protein, translated to MNRSDATRSAGPRTVAVLLSVVLVSSVLTGVVAAATPEEQVIGRPDLDVSAPDNRLAPSERGSLTVVLSNGGEVRQGGPAALTERVTTARNVRVSVLESRVDAPIEFKSGDVVLGSVGTDRPATATFEVETGEALQPGTYRIPIRLSYDYTRLVTYEPTQSPPGYGNPDFSDSFRERVVSVDVVVDSEPRFRVESDGAENLFAGDTGSVTMTVTNAGWQTARDATVELSSKSPSVYFGPQSNPQPSATTFVAELAPGASTTATFEVGATSETTPGTYPIEARVTYENDNGVRTVSDPLSTEVTVGAERRFSVENLQTERLRVGEDDVVVTGDVVNHGPAPATNAVVRLAVGSSGSVLGDSPGGAGGQARGAGAPASSGGPGPVVVTSAESSVGTLAPGESRPVTFRLAVSEDAEPGSQTLRFLVEYENADGDLRRSTTPVRRSVEVGPERDAFAVVGVETSVRAGGSATLRVTVENTGDSPVTDANAKLFVNDPLSAPDNGAFVGRLEPGERTTLTFGVAAADSARAKAYAGSVEIRYEDQDGDTALADDLRIGVPVSPSSGGLPLTYVGFGLGVAVLAGGVYIWRRD
- a CDS encoding efflux RND transporter permease subunit, which encodes MSRLEPPFRAVGRQIQARPVATLLFAVLLVGAAVVGATGLQTVSGTAAFTPADRTYAAYQDDFQRGSLVVLIRGDVTDPATMRAIDRFDRRMSDVREVTDVVTPADEVRARYGYVPGSSARIEAAVGTPESTIITIVPTTDTSQAEETVIYDAAVEAVAWASFPAGVDPVVTGSPAFTAQLTRVIQESTRTLLGLAVGLMVVALLVLFRGVPLRLLPIVAVFVGIVYTLGAMGYLGVPNSTLTSAVFPILVGLGIDYSVQFHQRYTEELESAPPREALPRALAGIGPAVTVAMLAAALGFAATWLTTSESPAFVWFAQASIVGVLLTFATAILVLLPLLTLYARRQGSSGSTKESTANDRPPRADARPETDDGLIASLLGPLAVTTASNPAAVLLVAGLLMTGGLYASEDLDVLADSEEFSPPDLPARLDLDAFRAETGGGSDVRFSVYVSGSDLTHPTTLRWMEEFDAAATGIDEVRDVQTPAEAVRRANGGELPRTEAGVERVLDRVPDEQRVQFYNDGAARIVVVSERDLSTERLLAFGENVQEAVALSRPPPGVEAELTGDAVLSQRLTYGQVTSRDRITGLGLAFVFGLLLVYYRHPVKATAPLVPMLFVVGWQGLFMAGFDVPVSPLGASLGALTVGIGAEYTVVVMERYYEERERGASPVEAADVASRRVGSAITVSGLTTVFGFSALVLSPFPILSDFGYLTVGVILLTLVASVLTLPPTLVVLDEAWGAVHGRWGRDDRVNASAGGD